The following nucleotide sequence is from Leishmania panamensis strain MHOM/PA/94/PSC-1 chromosome 9 sequence.
GGACATCTTTGTTGCCCTCTCAGGTTTGAGAGGGTGGAAGCTGCAGGGACCTGTGAGTGCTGCGGGCTTGTTGTCTGGGCTGTGCTCTGTCTACCGCGTGTGGACGTATGGCCGCTAGCCCTTGCCTAAACCTTTGCCCTTCCACGTGTGTGGTGTGGCACCTTTTTTTCGTGTGCTTTGTTGTCGTACCGCCGGCTTATAGGTGATTCTTGGCTTGTACACATTTGCCGCCCAGTCTAGCAACGTTTCTGTGCATAATTCactgctttttttttttgcaccGAGATCAAGATTCGAGTCCTACTTGCTTCTCTGTCACTTCATTGTGCTGCAGTGTTTTGCTTGATACTTTGCGCTTTGCTTGCGTCAATACGTGTGTCAAACATAGTATGGCATGCGCTGAAGCGAAGTGGTGCTCATTTGCCTCGTAGCTCTCCCCACTATTAggtgtgcgcagcagctcgtcttGTCACGCATTGCTTGAGGGTCAGCATAATGTGACACGTACTGGTGTTTACGTGCgttcaccctctcctccttttttctcaGCCTCTACATCGCCTTGCCACTTTGAACACCTTCTAGGCATAGACTTTCCCACTTccctgcctctttctctttctcgttgCGCTGTGCGCTGACCGTATTCTTGTGGCTTTTGATCAAGCACTCCGTTTTTCCTGCTGCATTAGTCCTTAGTGGTAGCGGGACTATGACACTGGCACACCTGCTGTGGCTTCTCTATTCCTGTCACTTGAACTGCTGAAGTCCACGCCGGCGTGTAAGGCGCCCCAATGCACAGCGTCACCGTTGTGTGCCTCAGCGTGGTGCTGGcgttgctcctgctgctgtggctgaaAATCTCGAACCTTGCCGGGACGTCCGTTCGCAGCGACGTCCTGCTTGTTTTGGCACACCCCGACGATGAGGCAATGTTTTTCACCCCACTTCTGCATTCGTTGCGGGCACAGCGGGTCACGGTACATCTTCTGTGCCTGTCCAATGGCAACTACGCTGGGATGGGAAAGGAGCGCGAAAAGGAGCTCTATGCCAGTGGTGCTTTCTTCGGAGTGCAGCGACGCAACATTCGAGTCGTCGACCACACCGACTTGCAAGACGGTATGGGTAACGTCTGGAGTCCGCTGGTAATTCGCAGGGAAGTCGAGTCGTACATGCAGAAAGCCGGTAACATCAGCACCATTGTTACGTTTGACAAGTATGGTGTCTCTGGCCATCCTAACCACATTGCAGTTCACAATGGCGTGCGGGGGCTCAAGGAAAACATGCCTCCAGggctcctccacctgcagctCAGATCACGCAGCCTTTTGTTCAAGTACGTAGGACTGCTGGCGGTTCTCCCTTACGTCCTGTGGTCATCCACAAGCGCTAGTCGCACGAGCTTTGTCGCCGTCATTCCACCCGCATCAGCCTGGGAGAGCATGGCCGCCATGCGCAAGCACGCCAGCCAGTTTGTCTGGTTTCGCTACTTGTTTGTAATTTTCTCTTCGTACACCTACGTGAATGAGATCGAAGAGCTCTAGCTGCAATAGTGTTGGCAGAGTGCAAGGCGTACGAAGACTGGATCGAGCAGAGAGGAGGCTGACGAATGAACTACTGTCGAGTTACGCTCGCTTCCACGAGAAATGTCCTCGTTTTCGGTGTTTAGACTTTTGCGTCATTGTGAGGGGcgctgcttctttttttATCGGCCAGTGAAAAACGTCCTTCTGAGGGACTGCCATCATGTCGCCGAAAAAGAAGTCGCAGCGGTGTTGTGCAGTCCAGCAATGAAAACGGTCGCCGGACTCGGTTTGAGTGCTCCGGTTGCATGATGACGTTCGGGCGTTTTGTTTCAGCTTTTGTCGGTTTGACTTTGCCGTGCATGAGAGCGCTGGTAGACCTcacttcccccttcccacccttttctctcttgcagcTTACTTCCTTCCCGAGCCGTACCATCctgcctcccttttctctcgctgctctttGCACTCCGATCACCCGTCGCGTGATTTTTCCGGCTCCTGTGCTCATCATGAGGATCAAATGTCAAAGGCAACATCTCAGAAACTCCACGTGGGGCAGAGTGCCACCACTCCGGCTGGTGCAGATCGCTCATGTGCACGCGCTGGCAAACTGTCAGGTTGTGTACAACAGAAGGGACGCTTATCGGCAAGTACTGCCCAACCCGCTTTGCCGACGGCCTGCCTgcatggcggcggcaggcgaATCGTAAAAATGAGACAACGAGGTTTCACTGGCTTGTATCTCTGATGCTGAGCGCTATGCTGCAAGAGACCACATGCGCTGTCACCATGACAAAGCTCATTTGACGGGGGACTCGTGCCATCAAATGTGCAGCGTATGGAAGAGGAGCGACCCAAAAGGCACATTCGCAGTACTGACTTCTGCAGTTACAAGACGAAGCGCATTATTCAAGCTGCCAGATTTTTATAGCGTGAATATGGCGGTAATATACCGCACAATTACGACCAGACTCTTGAACTTCTCATCGTGGGTCCTAGGAGGGGAAACGTGCTCTATGCTGTGGCCGACGGCCGGGTCGTTGCTATCAGTGTGGATACCCGTGTGCACCGCACTTCTGAGCGCCTGGGCTGGGTGCCAAGTAGAGTCACGTCGGAGGACACGCGTAATGCACTTGAGTCCCAGGTGCCACGCGAGTACCAGGAGGACGTCAATCTCAACCTGGTCACTCTGGAGAAACAGGTGTGCATCGCGAGGGAGCCTATGTGCGACACGTGCGTTGTTGGTGATATATGCGCTTTTGCGCTAGCTGTCAGCAAAAGGTAATAGTGGAGCACAGCGCTGTACAAGGTCGGGTAATGTCTTTCTTTCTGGCCTCTACACGGAGATTCGGAGGACGCCGTATCTTTAACAGTCCAGTCAGTTGTTCGTGCTGGGATGCATGTATTCC
It contains:
- the GPI12 gene encoding N-acetyl-D-acetylglucosaminylphosphatidylinositol deacetylase (TriTrypDB/GeneDB-style sysID: LpmP.09.0060), with the translated sequence MHSVTVVCLSVVLALLLLLWLKISNLAGTSVRSDVLLVLAHPDDEAMFFTPLLHSLRAQRVTVHLLCLSNGNYAGMGKEREKELYASGAFFGVQRRNIRVVDHTDLQDGMGNVWSPLVIRREVESYMQKAGNISTIVTFDKYGVSGHPNHIAVHNGVRGLKENMPPGLLHLQLRSRSLLFKYVGLLAVLPYVLWSSTSASRTSFVAVIPPASAWESMAAMRKHASQFVWFRYLFVIFSSYTYVNEIEEL